The window tttcttgtttattatggCGATCAGTATTATAAAGATTGTCATGGGATCTTTATTATTAATAGTCCCGATTTTTAGATGATATAATTATTTGAcatgaaatataaaaataaaaatttattttttatatcaaaatttaAGAGAGATTATTGAAAAAGATTATCATGTAATGAAAGCCAccaaagaaaattaaataaaggaTCTTTCCATATTGTGacaaagtctttatcaatcaaactaattaacatactaaaatATATTAAGATGATATTTTAAATCTTTAATTTTTGATAAATTGATATAGTCAATAACCAAACAATTATTTAGAATATAAAAATTTAAGTCTGTATAGTGAAAAGTTTGAAGTTCCAGTTTTTACCGATCGAATTCCCCGTTGCCACCAACCAAGAAAACCAagaaaagatagagagagagagagagagagagagagagagagagagagagaataaaaagACAAGTTGGTATTCATAGGGCATCTAGCTTCCTCGCCAATTGGTAGGGCTGCTGTCGTCGATCATAAATCGTTTCATCGCTGATCATATCTGACTCGTCCAATGATGTGCAGGCTTCGGAATACTGCTAGATGTTCTGTCATTATTGAATGATCGAGATGAAAGGTGTATGCTGGGGGAATCCCAACAATCCCATGGATTGTACTCATACTTCGAACAAGTTTTGGTGAGGCTCACGTACGTATTTAAATTGCATCAAGACTTTTGCAGActactctttctttttctccgtTGACTCAGGTGATATATATGAGTTCCATATACAGAAATAATCTTTCTGTATGTAAGGATGATACCACGTTTATCGGTATAAGCAAGCCTTGGGCGTTGAGTCAAGCTCTAATATTCCTTTATTCCTTTCATGTCTTTCCTCAGGTTATAAGGGTTGAAGAAAAGGGACTCGAAGGGTTCGCGGGCGAACACATAGTGAGTCTGCACCACTCCACTTCGTCTTTAACTTATTGTGTGCTCGCGTTTGGTGTTCGTTTTGCTTTCTTTGCCCTAGACTTCCTTTTGGTACTTCTTGTTCAAGCTTATGGTTCTCTTGTTGTCTAACAAAACTCTTCGACTTTATATATGTTGCTTATGCAATGCAAATTCGATAGCGTTTGTACAAGTAATACATCTGATAATTTGATATCCACCCACTTGTTGTTTAACCCCTTTTTCTCTTTCGGTCTTTTGCACGAATTATGATGGTTGGTAAGATCAAAAGTTGATTGACTTCTTAGTATAGCATTGAATAGCTGCACAAGTTTGGCAAATCTACAGTACAATATCTAATGAGATCTTAGAAATACTAGCTACTACCACCCTTATAATCTTATCCCCTTCCTCTCTTGCCCTAATGTAGGCCACATTAGTACAACATGCTGCTTTCCTAAGTCAAAATCATTCTCAGGTCGAAAACCATGATTGTCCTTATCAACATTGTTGTATACTGTACTGTTgatatttgattcatagttatttatttagatagttatcatgatttagtggttacaggATGATTTTAATaatcacctcaatcatgatctagtaattataagataatttcaataactacctcaatcatgatctagtagttatagggtggttatcactaggtcctataaataagatcatagttcatgaaacaagaatataGAGAGTGTGTGTACTTggtaatatcttgtaagtgttcttgtcaatcctcctgtttttaatactataaAAGTATTCTGttattttccttgctcctccatccccaacatttgtggtatcagagcctagtttcaatctgaactgggcattatggttTTCAATGGCAATTCCATATCTCAACCCCTTATCCTCATCTTCTCgagcaaaagctatgaattttggagtatcaagatgaagactctattcaagtctcaagatctttgtgacttaatagagaatgaataTGTGGATCCAAATGACGAAATCAGATTGAGGAagaataaaaaggactcaaagttctttcaaggctcatcaagagtgattacggtaaaacttcaaaccctccgccgtgagtttaaaattttgttaatgaaaagcaatgaatcggtgcaagattttctttctcgagtgactgaaattgttagtcaaatgaaatcttatggtgaacatcttcctgatcatataattgttgcaaaagttttgagaagtttaactccgaaatttgatcatgttattaCCGCAATTGAAGAGTCAAACGATTtgtctacttattcatttgatgaactaatgagttCCTTACGAgtacatgaagtaaggttgaacatgCCACttaaaaaaagtgaagaaaaaacatttcaggttaagggggagtcttctacttcaaaagaagataaaaaatcagtAGGAAGAGGACGTGACAGAGGAGAATTTCatagtagaggaaatggaagaggaagagaaagactgGAATTCAATGAAATTACAagatgggcatgatgaacaaaggcAATCAAGATtattggaaaagagaaaagcaagcaagttaTGTGGAGggaaatgaagaaaataataagttgtttatgacacattcacaagttcatgatatctcaaatgatatttggtttctggatagtggatgttctaatcatatatcaggcataaaatcaatatttagagatattgatgaaactcacaagttgaaagttagacttggagatagcaagcaaatccaagtagaagggaaaggaacaattgaggtaaaaacaaatcaagagaaggtaaaatatcttgataatattttctttgtttctactttatcacataacttgttaagtgttggacaattgatagatgatggatattcagtaatatttgatgatagttcatgcactattaaagataaaaaatctggtttgattatagtaaatgtttacataatataaaataagatgtttccacttaatgtgtcaaatattgaaagatatgcgcttatcacaactcaaaagaatgagtctagtttatgacatttaagatatggacacattaacattaagggtttaaggttgttaagtcaaaaaggaatggttttcggattgcctaagattaatacacttgatgtatatgaaggatgcatttatggcaaacaaaataaaaaattatttcctattagaaaagcatggagagcatctaattgtcttgaattaattcatgctaacttatgtggacctatgaatacaaaatcatttggtggaagtaaatattttttattgtttactgatgattatagccgtatgagttgggtatattttttgaaattgaaatttgaaacatttgataattttcaaaaatgcaaggcacttgtagaaaggtaaagtggtagatatataaagacacttcggacaaatagaggtggtgaatttttatctaatgagtttaattctttttatgaagaaaatgatattcacagagaattaacagcaccatatacaccagagcaaaatggtgtagctaagCATAAGAATCGGACTATCGTTAAAAtaacaagaagtttgcttaaaggaaaacatcttccaaatcagttttgggcaaaagcatttgcaacagcagtttatttattgaatatttcaccaacaaaggctgttatgaaacaaactccttttgaggcttggtatggtatgaaaccaagtgttagacatataagaattttttgttgtattgcttatgctttggtgaattcacataatcatcacaagcttgatgaaaaatctgaaaaatgcatcttaattggttattccttatgATCGAAAGCGTATCGATTATatattagtggcaaagttattattaacagaaatattatgtttgatgaaagggcaagttggaattaggagaccaataaaggtggaacacaaatgcagattctaatagaactagacactccgcaaaatcaaatgacagatcctgctccaacaagttcatcgtcaaccttACCCAATAACAACTAAATTCTGATTCTTCAGATGAAActtcaaaaaatttcagatcactaacagaaatttataactcaacatttgctttatttatttcagatccaacaacttttgaggaagcagttaaaaaagaggaatgaagaaaagcaatgaaggaggaaatcaagtcaattgagaagaatgaaacttgggagctaatggatctaccgaaagaaaagaaagtaatTAGGTTAAAATAGGtgttcaaaataaaatttaatgtagatggaagtatccaaaagcataaggctcGGCTTGTAGTAAAAGGATATTCATAGCAATAaagtattgattttgatgaaacttTTTCTCCAGTTGCTATATTCAAAACCATAagaactttcttggctttagTTGCTCACTTAAGTTGgcctgtttatcaatttgatatgaaatctgtgtttttaaatggagatttacATGAAGAGGTTTTTGTTGCTCAACCTAAAGGTTTTTTGgttaaaggacatgaagaaaaggTGTACAAGTTAAGaaaagctctttatgggcttaaacaagctccaagggcatggtatagtaaaattgattcttattttcatcaaaatggatttaagaggagcaataatgaatctactctttatctaaagaaggaaggtgaatataatattctaatgatttgcctctatgttgatgatattatatatatgggttcatctaactcttttgtgacagaatttaaaaaatgcatgatgaataagtttgaaatgttaGATCTAGGTCTATTgcactattttcttgggttggaagtgaagcaaggatcagattaaatttttatttcacaaagaaagtatgtaatggatctactcaaaaagtctaacatgattaattgcaaagctgCAACAACAtccatgaatgtaaatgagaaattgaaacttgaaAATGGTACAAGTCTGACAAACGCAAGATACTacagaagtttggttggaggtttgatttatctaactcatactcgaccagatattgcattctctattggtgtagtatccaggtttatgcatagcccaagcaaacatcatctcgaagctgttaaaagaattatgcattatattgctggaactatggattatggtatttggtattctcataattttaattgtaaATTATCTGGTTTCATTGATAGTGATCGGGCaagagctttagatgatcgaaagagtacgTCAGACAATGCTTTTAGCCTCGGATCGGGAGCTATATCTTAGAGTTCtaaaaagcaagcaacaactgcgttatcgacatcggaagcagaatatgtagctgcaacatcagcagcttgtcaagcaatatggcttagaagacttcttgaagatcttcatcaagaacaaaaagaagcaatgaaaatattttgtgacaataaagccATAATTGCAATGATAAAGAATTCAACgtttcatggaagaacgaagcatatagagatacggtatcatttcatccgagatcttACAGTAAGTGGAGACATAACAGTGAAGTATTGTGGAACAAatgaacaagttgcggatatcctcaccaaatcgcTTTCAATTCAAAAACATGTTTATTTTATGTCACAAATCGGTGTATGCAATTATGAATCAaaggggagtgttgagatttgatttatctatctagatagttatcatgatttaatAGTTACaaaatgatttcaataaccacctcaatcatgatctagtagttataaggtggtttcaataactacctcaatcatgatcgtAGTTATAGGATGGTTATCActgggtcctataaataggaccatagttcatgaagcaaatatatagagagtgtgtgcacttggtaatatcttataagtattcttatcaattctcctgtttttaatactataacagtatactgttatttGTACTATAACAAATACAAGAGACATTAACTATCGAAAGCATAAATCGCATAAATCCTTGAGATATGATTCATGAGTGAATATTCTTGAGGCACCGGAGATGAGGCTCAGGGTCTTTGTTTCTTTGAACGACTAGCCAGATGTAGTGGATTTCATCGAGTCACCCTCTATGTATGGATACCTACCTACCTCCTGTGAAGAAAGGGACAAGCCCACATGAACCCAGCCAGATCAATGTAGGAGTCGTCTCCCTCCTTTGTAAAGGTACTGATACTGTGCCAACTTTACTGCTATCCCTTTCCCTGTAGCTCGCCATGGCTCATCAGGACTGAACTCCTCTCTCTATCTAGTCGACAAAGAGATGGAGCACAGTACCGAGCCAGCACACAGGAACGACTCATCATCAATCATCCCAAGAAGCCTACATCTGAAGTCACCGACCGACTCTTTGATTCTTTCTATCGATCGTCAATAATAATACAAGCAGGAAAGAACTCAGATGATCAGGAGGCGATATTAGTCCTCCTGTTGCTAGTGGTTGTGGCTTTGGCTCTTGGGGGAGAGCTTGGGACTAGAAGATATCCGCAGATGGAGTTGACTCGCAGAAAACACTGGAAACATGCTCCTTTTgcgccttcctcttcctccttgtcGCAGTCCTCGTCCTCTGCTCCTTTCAGGTGGAGCGATGGCTCATCTGGCAGCGGCGATGACGATTTGGTAGAGAAGGAGCACATGTTCGACAAGGTGGTGACGCCGAGCGACGTCGGCAAGCTGAACCGGCTGGTTATCCCCAAGCAGCACGCCGAGAGGTACTTCCCGCTGGACGCGTCGGCCACCCAGAGAGGGCTGTTGCTCAGCTTCGAGGACCGCAACGGCAACTCGTGGCGCTTCCGGTACTCCTACTGGAACAGCAGCCAGAGCTTCGTGATGACCAAGGGGTGGAGCCGCTTCGTCAAGGAGAAGCGGCTAGCCGCTGGGGACACCGTCTCGTTTGGCCGCGGTGTCGGCGAGTCCGGACGCGACCGGCTTTACATTGATTGGAAGCGGCGGCCTGAGAGACTTCACCCATTCCCAGTGCCACGAATCCCTCTCCCTGGAGTAACCTTTGCGAGGTCGGTCGGACCAACGGGCGGACACCTCTACATGCTACCTGCGACGACGACGGTGTACGGCCACCACGGCCAGGGTTACGGCTACAATATCGCAAGCATGACTGCTTTGGAGGAGCAGTTTCTTTACTTCCCACCTCCAGTGACCGGTCGGCCGCCGATCGAGGTGCAACCTGGTGGCGGTGGTGGCCTGTCGATGGTTCTTGATCCGGTGCCCGTCGCCCACAGCCATGCCACGGCCAGGCACGTCAGGCTGTTCGGGGTGAACCTCGTGTGCCCCGACGCAGAAGACGATGGCGGCGTCCGCGGAGTTACATCATCGATCTTGCTACAGTCGCAACAAGATTCCGCGCTCCCTCTCCTCTCACTCCCGCTGCAGCAGGACACATTAGTTCCGTCCTCGTCGATGATCAAGGAGCAGCAGTCGCCGTCGGATCTCGACTTATGAGGAAGTTGGAGGGTACAAGAAAGGTTATTGCCATTGCCTTACGGATCAACTGGGAAGGACACTGGAAGACTAAGTTGGCCACAGTTTTGTAGGTTCTTCTTTCCTACTTTTAAGAAATTGAAAGAACAGAAGGAGCATCCAAATTAAACCTCTTTTTCCTCCTCATAGTCTTCTGTTTCCATTTGTACATATACCGAAAACATAAAAGGCTGATAAGCCTGCCTAGGATTCTAAAATCCATGCTTGGCTCAGTGCTTCTGCTTTAAGCTCTGATGAACTTGCTGATTAATGTTCTTCTTTCTAATTAAGCCAGGTTTTCTCAGCTTCAACTAAAATGGGCAGAGTTCCGGAGCAATGGAGGTCAGATCCGGATCCTTCTCCATCCATTTATTATCTTCCGCTTATCAGGATCACTTTTTTGTCTTCTCTGCCTGCTCCTGTATGTTACCCCATCCATGCATTATGACTAACATATGACAGGAATGTATAGCTGCAagtattttcttactttctttttcttaaaACTAAGGAATGTATAGCTGAGAACTTCAATGAAAACAAGTATCCTTAGCTTCCTCCACTTCATTTATGGGCAGTTAGAAGATGGGTCAGCTTTGCTCTTTTGGCAAATGAATTGACGAGTTGTTGCTGTACTGATAAGCACACACCAAAGACACTGGCTGCTGGCACTGTATGTATTCTTAGTTCTACTAAGATGTTTTTGGTGTTGCTTGTCCAAATTTTAGGGTTTGACTGGTCTATTGTTGTTCTTACTACTACTCACAAACAAAACAAGATTACAACAAAGATAAAATAAATGCAAAAGTTGAAGAATGGAGAATAGTTAAAACTTTTCTTGTATTATGCAACTCCGATGGCAAGAATAACCTTACATGTCTAATTGATTGTATCATAGAGATTTTGTTGGATGCGAATCATTATCGGCTTTTTAAATTTCCTCCTTATAACCATGTGTTGACTAAACATGTGGAGTTTTTACTACTGTGTATTTCTATCATAGAACTGCAGTTCTTAGAACTCTTTATCCTCTCGTAAAGATCCCAATAACTCATCTGCACATGCAACTATTCATTTACGAGTTCATATGTtggttatttatgcatcattgcgtgcaaccatatcaatgttaaTTCGTGGTCTCTATCAGAATTTATCTGTGATTGTATTAACTTAATTTCAATGCCTTTGTAGTCATTTCTTCATGGCTCATACCTCGGGAGACTAACAAGTATATCCTCTACTGTTGACCGTATTGCTTTTTATCGGAGTGTGTCAGTGTATTACTTGTCCTTTATGTGTCTCAAGTGCCAATTCACTAGTTGACTTATCTCTACAGTCAACATGCCTGTTGCTCCAGAAAAGAAAGGCAAGGCTGCATGCCGACAGTAAGTATTGCAATTATATTTGACTGAACTATATACGTTTTTATTGAAGATTAACATCTTTTACCTTGTATATGTTTAGTTCAAGTATATTGCAGATATCAGTTCCTCAAAACAAATTCCCTAGTCATTTGGGCATATATACCTTTTTAACTGCTTAAATTTATGACGTAGAGAATATGAATTagttcataagaaaaaaaaaggtgctCATAATCAATTTTGATAATATAATATGACAGGTCTAGCTCTGTTGATTAATCCTTGCTATGAATTCTTTATTGTTGTAGGTGATATCAGTATATGTTATTTTTTAGCCCAATTAAGATCTATTAAATACATGAATCCACAGAGTTGTTCCTCTTGGAATTAGAATAAGACATTAAGTTCTTGTACTGCAAATAACAGGTATCTCATAATATATGCGAAAAATGACTTCCTTCTTATATACTGTTATGCAGATATCTCCAGTCTTGCAATGATACATAGTATGTGCTTATACATGCAGAAGAAAACGAAGATCATTCAGAAGATTAGTGTCTACATAACAAAGAAGTTATTTCATTGTTTCCTTGGAAAATCAACGTGCCACATGGAAAGTTCTACAGTATCTAAAGTTATTTAATTAATTCTTTCATAACTATTTTATTAGAATCTTTTAGATGTCAAGAGTCTCACTTTGAAGTCCTATATATCTATGTAAGGATGAAAGGAGATTAACGTTTATTATGACAAATAGGAAGTCGTAATTACGTAGTAATATTTGGCATAAACATAACCTCATGCTCACTTAGAAGCGTACGTACACGTTTTATTTTGGAGATGGCCAAGAACAAGGCTCCTCTAATGCCCTCTTTGTTCAACAAAGGAAAAGTAACATGAACTTAATTTGTAGCTTTCGAAGAAAATTAGCACACACACTGAATCTGAACCAACAATATTAAAAACATTAGAACAATCTAAAAGAAGTGAACAGAGTATGTGTTTTGTGTCATCTGTCTATGTGTTGCTGACTCTATTCGCAGTTGACGTTTCCTTTTAGGTGTGTGTTTGGTACAGAGTATGCATTCGATTACAACACAACTAACTGAGCCTTTAGATTAAGCCACATTATACATTAAAGTTCTGGTCATTAGGTTGGCTCAGTGTTTATTATGTTAGTGATAAGCTAAAAGCTATTAGATAATAGGTTATACTCAAACTATATACTCTCTCGATATTTATCAATATAAGactattcttttaatttttttttaatatctcctCTCATGTGAATGTATTTTAATATTCTTTCATTTATTTATGTATGACTCAATTATCTCCTCATTCTTAAAGATATAAATTGTTTGCCCCTTTACTCTAAAACTAGGTGGTGTGTCCAACTTTATCTAGTTATCATCGTTCAATTGTcttttgctcttttttttttttttgtaatcatcCTTATTTTTTTGACTCATTCTTTTTGTTTATgactctctttcttatttttaatcatttatctTTTGATCTCAATTCAATCTAAAAACTGAAGTTATTAAATTATGAGCTGGACTTAAATATATATCATTTGATTTTCTAAATGTTTACTAATGTGAAACTATTCTTTTAATCCACTTTTTTAATATCTCCTTACACATAAATATCTTCtaacagaaaaaaaatatgaCATTAATTTATGTTTCTTACATCTTTGAAACATTAATACAAATAATCACATAAGACTTCCTTGATTTTCTAAAAATTTATAAGTAGAATCTGAAAGCTAATTATGGTTCCATCATGCATTTGTGCAGCTAAAAAACTTACTTTTGATGATATGTTATGAAGACATGAGATTTTGATGCGCTCTTCATATGAATGTAATTTCTTAGTCTTCACAAGAAACAACAAAAGAGGGCatgtatgatgatttaaaatctttCGTTAGAACTCAATGACAACCACCCTTGTTATTATGAATGAAGTCATTAGTGTGCAGTAATGTAATGGGAAAATTGTATATTTTTCCCACTTGTAATTCCTCAGAACATGAGTTTGGATACTGTCATGACTTGGCAGCAACTCAAGAACCTTTGTTCAACAATTATGAATTGAGAAAAAACAAACTATATATTGTCGAACATTGGAACAATGAAAGAAATGTAAATCATTTTCTGATTCTCCGGATGCCAAGTATAACATAAAATGCATGAACATTGTCGTTGCaaggttctctctctctttttttttaatggttatcatgtttttagattttgatgacaaGTGTATAGTGTGTCACGTAGAttatgttagagctagccccaggatatttaccaaagggtaattttggcaacacaacaaagacaataaagcggaaataataaaagcgacaagaacaaataaAACACCAGaataccagatatacgtggttcggtcaaatgactttgacctacatccacggaagaaagaggagcaaactactattataaaagagggacacttacaaatgccttaggaaatgttcctaggccataaaacaccttcagcttcctaaacaagaagacttcaaaccataagcaggttttcttgtgatgcctgctatacttcttgtggtgtctgtggtacttctcgtggtgtgtctaacatcaaagctcaggcccttatttatagttccaagacgagacaacaagtctgattttcccgatgtgggactatgggacttgccaaactaacaaatctccaccttggcatgtcccaacaaaacttgctccaccttcttcacaaaagccccaacaggcaatcaccaacaatgaacaccaaccaagtccaagcactgctt of the Musa acuminata AAA Group cultivar baxijiao chromosome BXJ3-2, Cavendish_Baxijiao_AAA, whole genome shotgun sequence genome contains:
- the LOC135631190 gene encoding B3 domain-containing protein Os02g0683500-like, with protein sequence MELTRRKHWKHAPFAPSSSSLSQSSSSAPFRWSDGSSGSGDDDLVEKEHMFDKVVTPSDVGKLNRLVIPKQHAERYFPLDASATQRGLLLSFEDRNGNSWRFRYSYWNSSQSFVMTKGWSRFVKEKRLAAGDTVSFGRGVGESGRDRLYIDWKRRPERLHPFPVPRIPLPGVTFARSVGPTGGHLYMLPATTTVYGHHGQGYGYNIASMTALEEQFLYFPPPVTGRPPIEVQPGGGGGLSMVLDPVPVAHSHATARHVRLFGVNLVCPDAEDDGGVRGVTSSILLQSQQDSALPLLSLPLQQDTLVPSSSMIKEQQSPSDLDL